The following proteins are encoded in a genomic region of Serinus canaria isolate serCan28SL12 chromosome 15, serCan2020, whole genome shotgun sequence:
- the TPCN1 gene encoding two pore channel protein 1 isoform X1, whose amino-acid sequence MAVSMDDDVPLILTLDDSGSSASAPLDELDREELPNENGGSYDVVSDASSPAARECCAQQSSARHNWEMNYQEAAIYLQEGENNDKFFTHPKNAKALAAYLFAHNHLFYLMELSTALLLLLLSLCEAPAVPMLRLGIFVHATLELFALIVVVFELSMKMRWLGFQTFIRHKRTMVKTCVLLVQFIEAIVVLVRQTSHVRITRALRCIFLVDCRYCGAVRRNLRQIFQSLPPFIDILLLLLFFMVIFAILGFYLFSPNHSDPYFNTLENSLVNLFVLLTTSNFPDVMMPSYARNPWSCVFFIVYLSIELYFIMNLLLAVVFDTFNDIEKRKFKSLLLHKRTAIQHAYRLLVTKQRPSGISFKHFEGLLRFYKPRMCARERYLTFKALNQSNTPLVSLKDFYNFYEVVGLKWKAKRNREHWFDDLPRTAFLIFKGINILVKSRVFQYTMYTVVAVNGIWILVETFMLQGGNFFSRNVPWSYIVFLTIYGVELLLKTTGLGPVEYLSSGWNLFDFSVTLFAFLGLMALAFNMEPFYFIVVLRPLQLLRLFKLKKRYRNVLDTMFELFPRMASLGLTLLIFYYCFAIVGMEFFAGVVYPNCCNTSTVADSYRWVNHTVGNKTVVEEGYYYLNNFDNILNSFVTLFELTVVNDWYIIMEGVTSQTTHWSRLYFMIFYIVTMVVMTIIVAFILDAFVFRMNYTRKNQDSEEDNGIVLEKEISKEEVIGIIELYKRTSAATETAQLQKIVLQMDKYGQMSTVFLGRRSRTKSDLSMKMYEEEIQEWYEEHSRKEESQTPVQEPASAASSSLKPLSLRQRSQTVI is encoded by the exons atggAGGCAGCTATGACGTTGTCAGTGATGCCTCCAGCCCCGCGGCCAGGGAGTGCTGcgcccagcagagctctgcccgCCACAACTGGGAGATGAACTACCAAGAGGCAGCCATCTAcctccag gaaggagaaaataacGACAAGTTCTTCACTCACCCCAAAAATGCCAAAGCACTCGCTGCCTACCTCTTTGCACACAACCACCTTTTCTACCTGATGGAGCTGAGCacggccctgctgctgctgctgctgtccctgtgcgAGGCCCCAGCCGTCCCCATGCTCCGCCTGGGCATCTTT gtCCACGCTACCCTGGAGCTGTTTGCGTTAATCGTGGTTGTCTTTGAGCTCTCCATGAAGATGAGGTGGCTGGGCTTCCAAACCTTTATCAGGCACAAAAGGACTATGGTCAAG ACGTGTGTGCTGTTGGTGCAGTTCATCGAGGCCATCGTGGTGCTGGTGCGCCAGACCTCGCACGTGCGCATCACCCGCGCCCTGCGCTGCATCTTCCTCGTGGACTGCCGCTACTGCGGGGCTGTCAGAAG aaatctgcGACAGATCTTCCAGTCCCTCCCACCATTTATTGacatccttctcctcctgcttttcttcatggTGATTTTTGCTATTCTGG GTTTTTACTTGTTTTCCCCTAACCACTCGGATCCA tacttCAATACCTTAGAGAACAGCCTGGTGAATCTCTTTGTGCTTTTGACCACTTCAAA TTTCCCTGATGTGATGATGCCGTCCTACGCCCGCAACCCCTGGTCCTGTGTCTTCTTCATCGTGTACCTCTCCATCGAGCTCTACTTCATCATGAACCTG CTTCTGGCTGTTGTGTTTGACACTTTCAATGACATTGAGAAGAGGAAGTTcaagtccctgctgctgcacaagcGCACGGCCATCCAGCACGCGTACCGGCTGCTGGTCACCAAACAG AGGCCATCTGGAATTTCCTTCAAGCACTTTGAAGGGCTGCTGCGGTTCTACAAGCCTCGGATGTGTGCCAGGGAGAGATATCTCACCTTCAAAGCACTGAACCAGAGCAATACTCCTTTAGTCAG tCTGAAGGATTTTTACAATTTCTATGAAGTTGTTGGCTTAAAATGGAAG GCCAAGCGGAACCGCGAGCACTGGTTCGATGACCTGCCACGGACTGCCTTCCTTATTTTCAAAG GCATCAACATCCTGGTGAAGTCCCGTGTGTTCCAGTACACCATGT acaCTGTGGTGGCTGTGAATGGAATTTGGATTCTTGTTGAAACCTTCATGCTGCAAG GAGGGAATTTCTTCTCCAGGAATGTCCCTTGGAGTTACATAGTCTTCCTCACAA TCTATGGcgtggagctgctcctgaagaCCACTGGGCTGGGGCCTGTGGAGTACCTGTCCTCAGGCTGGAATCT ctttgACTTCTCGGTCACCCTGTTTGCATTTTTGGGGCTCATGGCACTGGCATTCAACATGGAGCCCTTTTACTTCATCGTGGTCCTGCGacccctccagctgctgag GCTGTTCAAGCTGAAGAAACGCTACAGGAACGTGCTGGACACCATGTTTGAGCTGTTCCCTCGCATGGCCAG CCTGGGTTTAACCCTGCTGATCTTCTACTACTGCTTTGCCATCGTTGGCATGGAGTTCTTCGCTGGCGTGGTCTACCCGAACTGCTGCAA CACAAGCACAGTCGCAGATTCCTACCGCTGGGTGAACCACACAGTTGGCAACAAAACAGTTGTGGAAGAAGGTTATTACTATCTCAACAACTTTGACAACATTCTGAACAGCTTTG TGACGCTGTTTGAGCTGACGGTGGTCAACGACTGGTACATCATCATG GAAGGGGTGACATCCCAAACCACTCACTGGAGCCGTCTGTACTTCATGATCTTCTACATTGTGACCATGGTGGTGATGACGATCATCGTGGCTTTCATCCTGGATGCTTTTGTGTTCCGCATGAACTACACTCGGAAGAACCAGGATTCAGAAG AAGATAATGGCATTGTTCTGGAGAAGGAGATCTCCAAGGAGGAGGTGATTGGCATAATTGAGCTGTACAAGAGGACTTCAGCTGCCACTgaaacagctcagctgcagaagaTCGTGTTGCAGATGGACAAATATGGG CAAATGTCCACAGTGTTCCTGGGACGCAGGTCGAGGACCAAGAGTGACCTGAGTATGAAGATGTATGAGGAGGAGATCCAG gaatggtATGAGGAGCACTCCAGGAAGGAGGAATCTCAGACACCAGTGCAAGAGCCTgcatctgctgccagcagctcgCTGAAGCCCCTGAGCCTCCGGCAGCGCTCCCAGACTGTCATTTAG
- the TPCN1 gene encoding two pore channel protein 1 isoform X3 yields the protein MLCCTEWKCWSPGSLVPDALYGGSYDVVSDASSPAARECCAQQSSARHNWEMNYQEAAIYLQEGENNDKFFTHPKNAKALAAYLFAHNHLFYLMELSTALLLLLLSLCEAPAVPMLRLGIFVHATLELFALIVVVFELSMKMRWLGFQTFIRHKRTMVKTCVLLVQFIEAIVVLVRQTSHVRITRALRCIFLVDCRYCGAVRRNLRQIFQSLPPFIDILLLLLFFMVIFAILGFYLFSPNHSDPYFNTLENSLVNLFVLLTTSNFPDVMMPSYARNPWSCVFFIVYLSIELYFIMNLLLAVVFDTFNDIEKRKFKSLLLHKRTAIQHAYRLLVTKQRPSGISFKHFEGLLRFYKPRMCARERYLTFKALNQSNTPLVSLKDFYNFYEVVGLKWKAKRNREHWFDDLPRTAFLIFKGINILVKSRVFQYTMYTVVAVNGIWILVETFMLQGGNFFSRNVPWSYIVFLTIYGVELLLKTTGLGPVEYLSSGWNLFDFSVTLFAFLGLMALAFNMEPFYFIVVLRPLQLLRLFKLKKRYRNVLDTMFELFPRMASLGLTLLIFYYCFAIVGMEFFAGVVYPNCCNTSTVADSYRWVNHTVGNKTVVEEGYYYLNNFDNILNSFVTLFELTVVNDWYIIMEGVTSQTTHWSRLYFMIFYIVTMVVMTIIVAFILDAFVFRMNYTRKNQDSEEDNGIVLEKEISKEEVIGIIELYKRTSAATETAQLQKIVLQMDKYGQMSTVFLGRRSRTKSDLSMKMYEEEIQEWYEEHSRKEESQTPVQEPASAASSSLKPLSLRQRSQTVI from the exons atggAGGCAGCTATGACGTTGTCAGTGATGCCTCCAGCCCCGCGGCCAGGGAGTGCTGcgcccagcagagctctgcccgCCACAACTGGGAGATGAACTACCAAGAGGCAGCCATCTAcctccag gaaggagaaaataacGACAAGTTCTTCACTCACCCCAAAAATGCCAAAGCACTCGCTGCCTACCTCTTTGCACACAACCACCTTTTCTACCTGATGGAGCTGAGCacggccctgctgctgctgctgctgtccctgtgcgAGGCCCCAGCCGTCCCCATGCTCCGCCTGGGCATCTTT gtCCACGCTACCCTGGAGCTGTTTGCGTTAATCGTGGTTGTCTTTGAGCTCTCCATGAAGATGAGGTGGCTGGGCTTCCAAACCTTTATCAGGCACAAAAGGACTATGGTCAAG ACGTGTGTGCTGTTGGTGCAGTTCATCGAGGCCATCGTGGTGCTGGTGCGCCAGACCTCGCACGTGCGCATCACCCGCGCCCTGCGCTGCATCTTCCTCGTGGACTGCCGCTACTGCGGGGCTGTCAGAAG aaatctgcGACAGATCTTCCAGTCCCTCCCACCATTTATTGacatccttctcctcctgcttttcttcatggTGATTTTTGCTATTCTGG GTTTTTACTTGTTTTCCCCTAACCACTCGGATCCA tacttCAATACCTTAGAGAACAGCCTGGTGAATCTCTTTGTGCTTTTGACCACTTCAAA TTTCCCTGATGTGATGATGCCGTCCTACGCCCGCAACCCCTGGTCCTGTGTCTTCTTCATCGTGTACCTCTCCATCGAGCTCTACTTCATCATGAACCTG CTTCTGGCTGTTGTGTTTGACACTTTCAATGACATTGAGAAGAGGAAGTTcaagtccctgctgctgcacaagcGCACGGCCATCCAGCACGCGTACCGGCTGCTGGTCACCAAACAG AGGCCATCTGGAATTTCCTTCAAGCACTTTGAAGGGCTGCTGCGGTTCTACAAGCCTCGGATGTGTGCCAGGGAGAGATATCTCACCTTCAAAGCACTGAACCAGAGCAATACTCCTTTAGTCAG tCTGAAGGATTTTTACAATTTCTATGAAGTTGTTGGCTTAAAATGGAAG GCCAAGCGGAACCGCGAGCACTGGTTCGATGACCTGCCACGGACTGCCTTCCTTATTTTCAAAG GCATCAACATCCTGGTGAAGTCCCGTGTGTTCCAGTACACCATGT acaCTGTGGTGGCTGTGAATGGAATTTGGATTCTTGTTGAAACCTTCATGCTGCAAG GAGGGAATTTCTTCTCCAGGAATGTCCCTTGGAGTTACATAGTCTTCCTCACAA TCTATGGcgtggagctgctcctgaagaCCACTGGGCTGGGGCCTGTGGAGTACCTGTCCTCAGGCTGGAATCT ctttgACTTCTCGGTCACCCTGTTTGCATTTTTGGGGCTCATGGCACTGGCATTCAACATGGAGCCCTTTTACTTCATCGTGGTCCTGCGacccctccagctgctgag GCTGTTCAAGCTGAAGAAACGCTACAGGAACGTGCTGGACACCATGTTTGAGCTGTTCCCTCGCATGGCCAG CCTGGGTTTAACCCTGCTGATCTTCTACTACTGCTTTGCCATCGTTGGCATGGAGTTCTTCGCTGGCGTGGTCTACCCGAACTGCTGCAA CACAAGCACAGTCGCAGATTCCTACCGCTGGGTGAACCACACAGTTGGCAACAAAACAGTTGTGGAAGAAGGTTATTACTATCTCAACAACTTTGACAACATTCTGAACAGCTTTG TGACGCTGTTTGAGCTGACGGTGGTCAACGACTGGTACATCATCATG GAAGGGGTGACATCCCAAACCACTCACTGGAGCCGTCTGTACTTCATGATCTTCTACATTGTGACCATGGTGGTGATGACGATCATCGTGGCTTTCATCCTGGATGCTTTTGTGTTCCGCATGAACTACACTCGGAAGAACCAGGATTCAGAAG AAGATAATGGCATTGTTCTGGAGAAGGAGATCTCCAAGGAGGAGGTGATTGGCATAATTGAGCTGTACAAGAGGACTTCAGCTGCCACTgaaacagctcagctgcagaagaTCGTGTTGCAGATGGACAAATATGGG CAAATGTCCACAGTGTTCCTGGGACGCAGGTCGAGGACCAAGAGTGACCTGAGTATGAAGATGTATGAGGAGGAGATCCAG gaatggtATGAGGAGCACTCCAGGAAGGAGGAATCTCAGACACCAGTGCAAGAGCCTgcatctgctgccagcagctcgCTGAAGCCCCTGAGCCTCCGGCAGCGCTCCCAGACTGTCATTTAG
- the TPCN1 gene encoding two pore channel protein 1 isoform X2 has product MQWRELPAIYLEDPGSPVQRSSYLIELHTDDGGSYDVVSDASSPAARECCAQQSSARHNWEMNYQEAAIYLQEGENNDKFFTHPKNAKALAAYLFAHNHLFYLMELSTALLLLLLSLCEAPAVPMLRLGIFVHATLELFALIVVVFELSMKMRWLGFQTFIRHKRTMVKTCVLLVQFIEAIVVLVRQTSHVRITRALRCIFLVDCRYCGAVRRNLRQIFQSLPPFIDILLLLLFFMVIFAILGFYLFSPNHSDPYFNTLENSLVNLFVLLTTSNFPDVMMPSYARNPWSCVFFIVYLSIELYFIMNLLLAVVFDTFNDIEKRKFKSLLLHKRTAIQHAYRLLVTKQRPSGISFKHFEGLLRFYKPRMCARERYLTFKALNQSNTPLVSLKDFYNFYEVVGLKWKAKRNREHWFDDLPRTAFLIFKGINILVKSRVFQYTMYTVVAVNGIWILVETFMLQGGNFFSRNVPWSYIVFLTIYGVELLLKTTGLGPVEYLSSGWNLFDFSVTLFAFLGLMALAFNMEPFYFIVVLRPLQLLRLFKLKKRYRNVLDTMFELFPRMASLGLTLLIFYYCFAIVGMEFFAGVVYPNCCNTSTVADSYRWVNHTVGNKTVVEEGYYYLNNFDNILNSFVTLFELTVVNDWYIIMEGVTSQTTHWSRLYFMIFYIVTMVVMTIIVAFILDAFVFRMNYTRKNQDSEEDNGIVLEKEISKEEVIGIIELYKRTSAATETAQLQKIVLQMDKYGQMSTVFLGRRSRTKSDLSMKMYEEEIQEWYEEHSRKEESQTPVQEPASAASSSLKPLSLRQRSQTVI; this is encoded by the exons atggAGGCAGCTATGACGTTGTCAGTGATGCCTCCAGCCCCGCGGCCAGGGAGTGCTGcgcccagcagagctctgcccgCCACAACTGGGAGATGAACTACCAAGAGGCAGCCATCTAcctccag gaaggagaaaataacGACAAGTTCTTCACTCACCCCAAAAATGCCAAAGCACTCGCTGCCTACCTCTTTGCACACAACCACCTTTTCTACCTGATGGAGCTGAGCacggccctgctgctgctgctgctgtccctgtgcgAGGCCCCAGCCGTCCCCATGCTCCGCCTGGGCATCTTT gtCCACGCTACCCTGGAGCTGTTTGCGTTAATCGTGGTTGTCTTTGAGCTCTCCATGAAGATGAGGTGGCTGGGCTTCCAAACCTTTATCAGGCACAAAAGGACTATGGTCAAG ACGTGTGTGCTGTTGGTGCAGTTCATCGAGGCCATCGTGGTGCTGGTGCGCCAGACCTCGCACGTGCGCATCACCCGCGCCCTGCGCTGCATCTTCCTCGTGGACTGCCGCTACTGCGGGGCTGTCAGAAG aaatctgcGACAGATCTTCCAGTCCCTCCCACCATTTATTGacatccttctcctcctgcttttcttcatggTGATTTTTGCTATTCTGG GTTTTTACTTGTTTTCCCCTAACCACTCGGATCCA tacttCAATACCTTAGAGAACAGCCTGGTGAATCTCTTTGTGCTTTTGACCACTTCAAA TTTCCCTGATGTGATGATGCCGTCCTACGCCCGCAACCCCTGGTCCTGTGTCTTCTTCATCGTGTACCTCTCCATCGAGCTCTACTTCATCATGAACCTG CTTCTGGCTGTTGTGTTTGACACTTTCAATGACATTGAGAAGAGGAAGTTcaagtccctgctgctgcacaagcGCACGGCCATCCAGCACGCGTACCGGCTGCTGGTCACCAAACAG AGGCCATCTGGAATTTCCTTCAAGCACTTTGAAGGGCTGCTGCGGTTCTACAAGCCTCGGATGTGTGCCAGGGAGAGATATCTCACCTTCAAAGCACTGAACCAGAGCAATACTCCTTTAGTCAG tCTGAAGGATTTTTACAATTTCTATGAAGTTGTTGGCTTAAAATGGAAG GCCAAGCGGAACCGCGAGCACTGGTTCGATGACCTGCCACGGACTGCCTTCCTTATTTTCAAAG GCATCAACATCCTGGTGAAGTCCCGTGTGTTCCAGTACACCATGT acaCTGTGGTGGCTGTGAATGGAATTTGGATTCTTGTTGAAACCTTCATGCTGCAAG GAGGGAATTTCTTCTCCAGGAATGTCCCTTGGAGTTACATAGTCTTCCTCACAA TCTATGGcgtggagctgctcctgaagaCCACTGGGCTGGGGCCTGTGGAGTACCTGTCCTCAGGCTGGAATCT ctttgACTTCTCGGTCACCCTGTTTGCATTTTTGGGGCTCATGGCACTGGCATTCAACATGGAGCCCTTTTACTTCATCGTGGTCCTGCGacccctccagctgctgag GCTGTTCAAGCTGAAGAAACGCTACAGGAACGTGCTGGACACCATGTTTGAGCTGTTCCCTCGCATGGCCAG CCTGGGTTTAACCCTGCTGATCTTCTACTACTGCTTTGCCATCGTTGGCATGGAGTTCTTCGCTGGCGTGGTCTACCCGAACTGCTGCAA CACAAGCACAGTCGCAGATTCCTACCGCTGGGTGAACCACACAGTTGGCAACAAAACAGTTGTGGAAGAAGGTTATTACTATCTCAACAACTTTGACAACATTCTGAACAGCTTTG TGACGCTGTTTGAGCTGACGGTGGTCAACGACTGGTACATCATCATG GAAGGGGTGACATCCCAAACCACTCACTGGAGCCGTCTGTACTTCATGATCTTCTACATTGTGACCATGGTGGTGATGACGATCATCGTGGCTTTCATCCTGGATGCTTTTGTGTTCCGCATGAACTACACTCGGAAGAACCAGGATTCAGAAG AAGATAATGGCATTGTTCTGGAGAAGGAGATCTCCAAGGAGGAGGTGATTGGCATAATTGAGCTGTACAAGAGGACTTCAGCTGCCACTgaaacagctcagctgcagaagaTCGTGTTGCAGATGGACAAATATGGG CAAATGTCCACAGTGTTCCTGGGACGCAGGTCGAGGACCAAGAGTGACCTGAGTATGAAGATGTATGAGGAGGAGATCCAG gaatggtATGAGGAGCACTCCAGGAAGGAGGAATCTCAGACACCAGTGCAAGAGCCTgcatctgctgccagcagctcgCTGAAGCCCCTGAGCCTCCGGCAGCGCTCCCAGACTGTCATTTAG
- the SLC8B1 gene encoding mitochondrial sodium/calcium exchanger protein — translation MGQGLTGLAGVPKLPGALPAGTPLLLDVGHTVPPGGDALSHARGLDCWEVREHNSSEWCHFIRSNPDCHLDGGFLDYLDGVFCVFPPRLLPLAVTLYALWLLYLFIILGVTAEKFFCPNLSAISTNLKLSHNVAGVTFLAFGNGAPDVFSAVVAFSDPRTAGLAIGAIFGAGVFVTTVVAGGIALVKPFTAASRPFLRDVIFYMVAVFLTFVVLYLGRIRLGEALGYLGLYVFYVLTVVLCTWIHRRHRRDGLAPPGAWEPEMPTDVEEPEPSGTNSGDYGEEYRPLLPSRESSLRILASALSPLDYRKWRRKPWYWRLFKAFKVPVELVLLLTVPVVDPDKDDLNWKRPLNCLHILTSPLLCILTLKSGTYGLYQIQGIFPVWALVTLVASALALIIFITTSNEEPPKYHCVFAFLGFLASAMWINAAATELVNILRTLGIIFQLSNTVLGLTLLAWGNSIGDTFSDLTMARQGYPRMAFSACFGGIIFNILVGVGLGCLLQMTSSQPLVKLEPDSPLVWVLAGALGLSLVFSLVTVPAQCFHLGQPYGICLIASYLLFLCVALLTEFRVIHFPTP, via the exons ATGGGGCAGGGGCTCACGGGGCTGGCCGGGGTGCCCAAGCTGCCCGGGGCGCTGCCAGCCGGGACCCCGCTGCTGCTGGACGTGGGGCACACGGTCCCTCCCGGCGGGGATGCTCTGAGCCACGCACGGGGCCTGGAT TGCTGGGAGGTTCGGGAGCACAACAGCTCCGAGTGGTGCCACTTCATCCGGAGCAACCCCGACTGCCACCTGGACGGGGGCTTCCTCGACTACCTCGATGGGGTCTTCTGTGTCTTCCCACCCCggctgctgcccctggctgtCACCCTCTAT GCTCTCTGGCTCCTGTACCTGTTCATCATCCTCGGTGTGACAGCAGAGAAGTT CTTCTGCCCCAATTTATCAGCCATCTCCACCAACCTGAAGCTGTCCCACAACGTGGCAG GTGTCACCTTCCTGGCCTTTGGGAACGGGGCACCTGATGTCTTCAGTGCTGTGGTGGCTTTCTCTGACCCCcggacagcagggctggccatCGGGGCCATCTTTG GTGCCGGTGTGTTTGTGACCACGGTGGTGGCCGGGGGCATCGCCCTGGTCAAGCCCTTCACAGCCGCCTCCAGGCCCTTCCTCAGGGATGTCATCTTCTACATGGTGGCTGTCTTCCTCACCTTCGTGGTGCTCTACTTGGGCAGGAtcaggctgggagaggctctGG GTTACCTGGGGCTCTACGTGTTCTACGTGCTCACCGTGGTGCTCTGCACCTGGATCCACCGGCGGCACCGCAGGGATGGGCTGGCTCCTCCTGGAGCCTGGGAGCCAG AGATGCCGACAGATGTGGAAGAGCCGGAGCCCTCGGGCACAAACAGTGGGGACTATG GGGAGGAGTACCggcccctgctgccctcccgGGAGAGCTCCCTGCGCATCCTCGCCTCGGCCCTCAGCCCCCTGGACTACCGCAAGTGGAGGAGGAAGCCCTGGTACTGGCGGCTCTTCAAGGCCTTCAAG GTGCCcgtggagctggtgctgctgctcaccgTTCCTGTTGTGGACCCCGACAAGGATGACCTGAACTGGAAGAGACCCCTCAACTGCCTGCACATCCTCACCAGCCCCCTGCTCTGCATCCTCACACTGAAGTCGGGCACCT ATGGGCTCTACCAGATCCAGGGCATCTTCCCAGTCTGGGCACTGGTCACACTGGTTGCCTCTGCCCTGGCCCTCATCATCTTCATCACCACAAGCAATGAGGAGCCACCCAAGTATCACTGT GTGTTTGCCTTCCTTGGGTTTTTGGCCAGTGCCATGTGGATCAACGCTGCAGCCACCGAGCTGGTGAACATCCTGCGCACCCTGGGCATCATCTTCCAGCTCAGCAACACCGTGCTGGGCCTCACACTGCTGGCCTGGGGCAACAGCATCGGGG ACACCTTCTCCGACCTCACCATGGCCCGGCAGGGCTATCCCCGCATGGCCTTCTCCGCCTGCTTCGGGGGCATCATCTTCA ACATCCTGGTcggtgtggggctgggctgcctgctgcagatGACCAGCAGCCAGCCGCTGGTGAAG CTGGAGCCTGACAGCCCCCTGGTGTGGGTGCTGGCCGGGGcgctggggctgagcctggtGTTCTCCTTGGTGACGGTGCCGGCACAGTGCTTCCACCTGGGACAGCCCTATGGCATTTGCCTCATCGCCTCCTACCTGCTGTTCCTGTGCGTGGCCCTGCTCACCGAGTTCAGGGTCATCCATTTCCCCACCCCCTGA